Proteins encoded by one window of Lates calcarifer isolate ASB-BC8 linkage group LG5, TLL_Latcal_v3, whole genome shotgun sequence:
- the LOC108884534 gene encoding LOW QUALITY PROTEIN: transcription factor Sp6-like (The sequence of the model RefSeq protein was modified relative to this genomic sequence to represent the inferred CDS: deleted 2 bases in 2 codons) — MAHPYEPWLRTAPPSGSSEDMNIPSWWDLHRDVQPGSWIDLQTGQGVGLPSVSPGTSMGLQPSLGPYGSDPQLCTLPPAQHAPATHSSHLFPQDGFKMEPLGPEILQQEPFSLEEPQETSVATRPKPQRRSSSRGAGQAVCRCPNCVHAEQLGQSTDDSRRKHMHNCHIPGCGKAYAKTSHLKAHLRWHSGDRPFVCNWLFCGKRFTRSDELQRHLQTHTGAKKFSCALCPRVFMRNDHLAKHMRTHESPPGHGEERVNGDGRMDKGFDASTPPQSSSNVSAPDATEPQLKLKCETDPSVSSVTGQSG; from the exons ATGGCCCACCCTTATGAGCCCTGGTTACGGACAGCACCACCTAGTGGCAGCTCTGAAGACATGAACATACCTTCCTGGTGGGACCTCCACAGGGACGTCCAACCAGGGAGCTGGATAGACTTGCAGACGGGTCAGGGTGTAGGTTTGCCCTCAGTTAGTCCAGGGACTTCCATGGGGTTGCAGCCCTCTTTAGGGCCTTATGGCTCTGACCCACAGCTGTGCACCCTGCCTCCGGCTCAACACGCTCCAGCCACACATTCATCTCACCTCTTTCCCCAAGACGGCTTCAAGATGGAACCACTGGGGCCTGAAATACTGCAGCAAGAACCATTCTCCTTGGAGGAACCACAGGAGACCTCTGTCGCAACCCGCCCTAAGCCTCAACGCCGCTCCTCTTCCAGAGGTGCCGGTCAGGCTGTGTGTCGCTGCCCAAACTGTGTCCATGCTGAACAGCTGGGCCAGAGCACTGATGACAGCAGGAGGAAGCACATGCACAACTGCCATATCCCTGGCTGTGGCAAAGCCTATGCGAAGACCTCCCATCTGAAGGCTCACCTACGATGGCACAGTGGGGACCGGCCGTTCGTCTGCAACTGGCTCTTCTGCGGCAAGAGATTCACACGCTCTGATGAACTGCAGCGCCATCTGCAGACGCACACTGGAGCCAAGAAGTTCAGCTGTGCG TTATGCCCCAGAGTCTTTATGCGCAATGACCACCTGGCCAAGCACATGCGCACACATGAGTCCCCGCCAGGACACGGGGAAGAGAGGGTAAACGGAGATGGCAGGATGGATAAGGGCTTTGATGCATCCACACCTCCGCAGTCATCC TCAAATGTGTCTGCACCTGATGCCACAGAGCCACAGCTGAAGCTGAAATGTGAGACAGACCCCTCAGTCTCCAGTGTGACAGGGCAGTCCGGCTAA